A window of the Mauremys reevesii isolate NIE-2019 linkage group 26, ASM1616193v1, whole genome shotgun sequence genome harbors these coding sequences:
- the EBI3 gene encoding interleukin-27 subunit beta, producing the protein MKWMVIVALVLPAWSAPCSSTAGSDGEEGLCHVQHGALGTDMLLRCDAPGGRVEWRVNGTKAAASEAVAGGDKDQLLLRNASLAQEGEYSCHHPGTGKTLHRIRLRVGSPPEKPAVECWAVSYPQTVNCTWKLASEPRLETYFITTYRHGMGAKENECVQPWAGASSCSISDIQMFSITPYVLNVTAVNPLGATMNLFPFIVEQIIRPDPPEDLRVSPIPGESKKLLLEWQPPSSWPFPQYFPLKYLIRYAREGANSNRTIGPYEQTSFILTGIRPRAVHHVQVAAKDFTDYGDYSTWSPLVSGTPWTQP; encoded by the exons ATGAAGTGGATGGTGATCGTCGCCTTGGTCCTGCCGGCCTGGTCCGCCCCCTGCAGCAGCACGGCTGGGAGCGATGGAGAGGAGG GCCTCTGCCACGTCCAGCATGGCGCGCTTGGCACTGACATGCTTCTACGCTGCGACGCTCCCGGCGGGAGGGTGGAATGGAGAGTGAATGGCACCAAGGCGGCCGCGTCCGAGGCCGTGGCGGGAGGAGACAAGGACCAGCTCCTGCTGCGGAACGCCAGCCTGGCCCAGGAGGGGGAATACAGCTGCCACCACCCCGGCACTGGGAAGACCCTGCACAGGATTCGGCTGCGGGTGGGCT cgCCCCCCGAGAAGCCTGCCGTTGAGTGCTGGGCTGTCAGTTACCCCCAGACCGTCAACTGTACTTGGAAGCTGGCGTCTGAACCGCGCCTGGAGACGTATTTCATCACCACGTACAG gcaTGGCATGGGGGCCAAGGAGAACGAGTGtgtccagccctgggctggggccagcagctgCTCCATCAGCGACATCCAGATGTTTTCCATCACCCCCTACGTGCTGAACGTGACGGCCGTGAACCCGCTGGGTGCGACGATGAATCTCTTCCCCTTCATCGTGGAGCAGATCA TCCGGCCGGATCCCCCGGAAGACCTGAGGGTCTCCCCCATCCCTGGGGAGAGCAAGAAGCTGCTCCTGGAGTGGCAGCCGCCCAGTTCCTGGCCCTTCCCGCAGTACTTCCCCCTCAAGTACCTCATCCGCTACGCGAGGGAGGGAGCCAACAGCAACCGAACG ATCGGGCCGTACGAGCAGACCTCCTTCATCCTGACTGGGATCCGCCCCAGAGCCGTCCACCACGTGCAAGTGGCAGCCAAGGACTTCACGGACTATGGTGACTACAGCACCTGGAGCCCGCTGGTATCCGGCACCCCCTGGACGCAGCCGTGA